Proteins from a genomic interval of Callospermophilus lateralis isolate mCalLat2 chromosome 1, mCalLat2.hap1, whole genome shotgun sequence:
- the Gmip gene encoding GEM-interacting protein isoform X2 encodes MDTSEPGIPPTPESRKRYSDIFRSLDNLEISLGNVTFEMLSGDPVISEDLDPDKVTTATVTSEASRWSGPSPEGLAPFTGVELDLRLIRTKGGVDAALDYAKTWSRYAKELLAWTEKRASYEQEFAKSIMKIAEAGKVSIHQQSHMPLQYIYTLFLEHDLNLGTLALETVAQQKRDYYQPLAAKRTEIEKWRKEFKEQWIKEQKRMNEAVQILRRAQLQYTQRSEELWARSQGSPEDHAPQASPGTSKQQERRRRSREEAQAKALEAEVFYQACVREANARQQDLENTKHRIVSHVRKLVLQGDEVLRRVTLGLFGLRRAQAERGPRAFAALAECCAPFEPGQRYQEFVRALRPEDPPPPPRAFTFQEFVPMGNSSPLDSRKKLSGPPPPRLDESSAEQGPWEDTGIGWQGPTPGSDVDSVGGGSESRSLDSPTSSPGPGTRRLVKVSSTGTESSDDFEERDPDVGDGLENGLGSPFRKWTLSTAAQTHRLRRLRGPAKCRECEAFMVSGTECEECFLTCHKRCLETLLIFCGHQRLPVRTPLFGVDFLQLPRDFPEEVPFVITKCTAEIEHRALSVQGIYRVSGSRVRVERLCQAFENGRALVELSGNSPHDISSVLKRFLQELTDPVVPFHFYDAFISLAKTLHADSGDNPGTPSPSPEVICSLKTLLVQLPDSNYNTLRHLVAHLFRVAARFEENKMSANNLGIVFGPTLLRPPDGPWAAGTSPVTCLLDSGHQAQLVEFLIVHYEQIFGMDELPLATEPLPQDPSPAPEPLTTSPQPPVPFLDSESQSPVLASDPDPDSKSQEEHSEATFSKIPALQSDQREEVAEDTKNGEGEVSSQGPEDSLLGTQSRGHFSRQPVKYPRGGVRPVTHQLSSLALVASKLCEEAPISIHRGSLRGRGPGPSAASPDNSPLRRTPLPKHFEITQETARLLSKLDSEAVPRTCCPDPQPEETEDHL; translated from the exons ATGGATACATCAGAGCCAG GGATCCCCCCAACTCCTGAGAGCAGAAAGAGGTACAGTGACATCTTCCGCAGCCTGGATAATCTCGAGATCTCACTGGGAAATGT AACCTTCGAGATGTTGTCTGGAGACCCTGTAATCTCAGAAGACCTGGATCCTGACAAGGTCACCACAGCCACTGTG ACCAGTGAAGCCAGCCGTTGGAGTGGCCCCTCCCCAGAGGGTCTTGCGCCCTTCACAG GGGTGGAGTTGGATTTGAGGCTCATAAGGACCAAAGGGGGCGTGGATGCAGCTCTGGATTACGCCAAGACATGGAGCCGCTATGCCAAGGAGCTGCTGGCCTGGACTGAAAAGAGAGCCAGTTATG AGCAGGAGTTTGCTaaaagcatcatgaagattgctgaggctggcaaggTGTCCATCCACCAGCAG AGCCACATGCCACTGCAGTATATCTACACTCTGTTTCTGGAGCATGATCTCAACCTGGGAACCCTGGCCTTGGAGACAGTAGCCCAGCAGAAAAGAGATTACTACCAG CCACTGGCTGCCAAACGGACTGAGATTGAGAAATGGCGGAAGGAGTTCAAGGAGCAATGGATAAAGGAGCAGAAGCGTATG AACGAGGCAGTGCAGATACTGCGGCGGGCCCAGCTCCAGTATACGCAGCGCAGTGAGGAACTTTGGGCGCGCTCCCAGGGGTCCCCTGAGGACCATGCCCCTCAAGCCTCCCCTGGAACCAGCAAGCAGCAGGAGCGGCGGCGGAGGTCCCGAGAGGAGGCCCAGGCCAAG GCACTGGAGGCTGAGGTGTTTTATCAGGCCTGCGTCCGCGAGGCCAACGCACGCCAGCAGGACCTGGAAAACACCAAGCATCGGATTGTGTCCCATGTGCGCAAGCTGGTGTTGCAGGGGGATGAAGTGCTGAGGAGG GTGACCCTAGGCCTCTTTGGGCTGCGCAGAGCACAGGCTGAACGCGGTCCTCGCGCATTCGCAGCTTTGGCTGAGTGCTGTGCGCCCTTCGAACCTGGCCAGCGCTACCAGGAGTTTGTGCGGGCGCTGCGGCCTGAGGATCCACCGCCCCCACCGCGGGCCTTCACCTTCCAGGAGTTTGTACCCATGGGGAACAG CTCCCCTCTGGATTCAAGAAAGAAGCTCTCTGGGCCCCCACCTCCCAGGCTGGACGAGAGTTCCGCAGAGCAAGGCCCTTGGGAGGACACTGGCATAGGCTGGCAGG GTCCTACTCCTGGCAGTGATGTGGACAGTGTGGGTGGCGGCAGTGAGTCTCGGTCCTTGGACTCTCCCACTTCCAGCCCAG GCCCTGGTACACGGAGGCTGGTGAAGGTCTCATCCACAGGCACTGAATCTTCAGATGACTTTGAGGAGCGAGACCCTG ACGTGGGAGATGGGCTGGAGAATGGGCTCGGCAGCCCTTTCAGGAAGTGGACGCTGTCCACTGCGGCTCAGACCCACAGGCTACGGCGGCTGCGGGGTCCAGCCAAATGTCGGGAGTGTGAAGCCTTCATGGTCAGTGGGACTGAGTGTGAAGAG TGCTTCCTGACCTGTCATAAGCGATGTCTGGAGACCCTGCTGATCTTCTGCGGACACCAGCGGCTCCCAGTCCGGACACCTCTCTTTGGAGTCGACTTTCTACAGCTTCCCAGGGACTTCCCAGAGGAGGTTCCCTTTGTGATCACCAAATGCACAGCTGAGATAGAACACCGTGCCCTGAGTGTTCAG GGCATTTACCGGGTCAGCGGATCCCGGGTTCGCGTGGAGCGACTGTGCCAAGCCTTTGAGAATGGTCGAGCACTGGTGGAACTGTCAGGAAATTCACCTCATGACATCTCAAGTGTCCTTAAGCGGTTTCTCCAGGAG CTCACCGACCCTGTGGTCCCCTTCCACTTCTACGATGCCTTCATCTCTCTGGCTAAGACCCTGCATGCAGACTCTGGGGACAACCCTGGGAcccccagccccagtcctgaAGTTATCTGCTCGCTGAAGACTCTCTTGGTACAACTGCCTGATTCTAACTACAACACTCTACGGCACCTGGTGGCCCATCTATTCAG GGTGGCTGCACGGTTTGAAGAAAACAAGATGTCTGCCAACAACTTGGGAATTGTATTTGGGCCAACGCTTCTGCGGCCACCAGATGGTCCATGGGCAGCTGGTACCAGCCCTGTCACCTGCCTGCTAGACTCTGGACACCAGGCTCAGCTTGTTGAGTTCCTCATTGTGCACTACGAGCAGATCTTCGGGATGGACGAGCTCCCCCTGGCCACAGAGCCACTGCCCcaagaccccagcccagcccctgaGCCCCTTACAACCAGCCCCCAACCTCCAGTCCCATTCCTTGACTCAGAGTCACAGTCCCCAGTCCTAGCCTCGGACCCTGACCCAGACTCTAAGTCTCAGGAGGAGCATTCTGaggccacattctccaag ATTCCAGCTCTGCAGAGTGACCAAAGAGAGGAAGTGGCTGAAGATACCAAAAATGGGGAAGGGGAAG TGTCCAGCCAAGGCCCTGAGGACTCACTCCTAGGAACACAGTCCCGCGGCCATTTCAGCCGCCAGCCAGTGAAGTATCCGCGGGGAGGTGTGCGGCCTGTTACTCATCAACTGTCCAGTTTGGCCCTGGTGGCTTCCAAGCTGTGTGAGGAGGCCCCTATCTCAATACACAGAGGAAGTCTGAGGGGGCGGGGGCCAGGCCCTTCTGCTGCCTCCCCTGACAACAGCCCCCTGCGACGCACCCCACTACCTAAGCATTTTGAGATCACCCAGGAGACTGCCCGCTTACTCTCTAAGCTGGACAGTGAGGCTGTGCCTAGGACCTGCTGCCCAGACCCCCAGCCTGAGGAAACTGAGGACCATCTCTGA
- the Gmip gene encoding GEM-interacting protein isoform X1, producing the protein MDTSEPGIPPTPESRKRYSDIFRSLDNLEISLGNVTFEMLSGDPVISEDLDPDKVTTATVTSEASRWSGPSPEGLAPFTGVELDLRLIRTKGGVDAALDYAKTWSRYAKELLAWTEKRASYEQEFAKSIMKIAEAGKVSIHQQSHMPLQYIYTLFLEHDLNLGTLALETVAQQKRDYYQPLAAKRTEIEKWRKEFKEQWIKEQKRMNEAVQILRRAQLQYTQRSEELWARSQGSPEDHAPQASPGTSKQQERRRRSREEAQAKALEAEVFYQACVREANARQQDLENTKHRIVSHVRKLVLQGDEVLRRVTLGLFGLRRAQAERGPRAFAALAECCAPFEPGQRYQEFVRALRPEDPPPPPRAFTFQEFVPMGNSSPLDSRKKLSGPPPPRLDESSAEQGPWEDTGIGWQGTPGPTPGSDVDSVGGGSESRSLDSPTSSPGPGTRRLVKVSSTGTESSDDFEERDPDVGDGLENGLGSPFRKWTLSTAAQTHRLRRLRGPAKCRECEAFMVSGTECEECFLTCHKRCLETLLIFCGHQRLPVRTPLFGVDFLQLPRDFPEEVPFVITKCTAEIEHRALSVQGIYRVSGSRVRVERLCQAFENGRALVELSGNSPHDISSVLKRFLQELTDPVVPFHFYDAFISLAKTLHADSGDNPGTPSPSPEVICSLKTLLVQLPDSNYNTLRHLVAHLFRVAARFEENKMSANNLGIVFGPTLLRPPDGPWAAGTSPVTCLLDSGHQAQLVEFLIVHYEQIFGMDELPLATEPLPQDPSPAPEPLTTSPQPPVPFLDSESQSPVLASDPDPDSKSQEEHSEATFSKIPALQSDQREEVAEDTKNGEGEVSSQGPEDSLLGTQSRGHFSRQPVKYPRGGVRPVTHQLSSLALVASKLCEEAPISIHRGSLRGRGPGPSAASPDNSPLRRTPLPKHFEITQETARLLSKLDSEAVPRTCCPDPQPEETEDHL; encoded by the exons ATGGATACATCAGAGCCAG GGATCCCCCCAACTCCTGAGAGCAGAAAGAGGTACAGTGACATCTTCCGCAGCCTGGATAATCTCGAGATCTCACTGGGAAATGT AACCTTCGAGATGTTGTCTGGAGACCCTGTAATCTCAGAAGACCTGGATCCTGACAAGGTCACCACAGCCACTGTG ACCAGTGAAGCCAGCCGTTGGAGTGGCCCCTCCCCAGAGGGTCTTGCGCCCTTCACAG GGGTGGAGTTGGATTTGAGGCTCATAAGGACCAAAGGGGGCGTGGATGCAGCTCTGGATTACGCCAAGACATGGAGCCGCTATGCCAAGGAGCTGCTGGCCTGGACTGAAAAGAGAGCCAGTTATG AGCAGGAGTTTGCTaaaagcatcatgaagattgctgaggctggcaaggTGTCCATCCACCAGCAG AGCCACATGCCACTGCAGTATATCTACACTCTGTTTCTGGAGCATGATCTCAACCTGGGAACCCTGGCCTTGGAGACAGTAGCCCAGCAGAAAAGAGATTACTACCAG CCACTGGCTGCCAAACGGACTGAGATTGAGAAATGGCGGAAGGAGTTCAAGGAGCAATGGATAAAGGAGCAGAAGCGTATG AACGAGGCAGTGCAGATACTGCGGCGGGCCCAGCTCCAGTATACGCAGCGCAGTGAGGAACTTTGGGCGCGCTCCCAGGGGTCCCCTGAGGACCATGCCCCTCAAGCCTCCCCTGGAACCAGCAAGCAGCAGGAGCGGCGGCGGAGGTCCCGAGAGGAGGCCCAGGCCAAG GCACTGGAGGCTGAGGTGTTTTATCAGGCCTGCGTCCGCGAGGCCAACGCACGCCAGCAGGACCTGGAAAACACCAAGCATCGGATTGTGTCCCATGTGCGCAAGCTGGTGTTGCAGGGGGATGAAGTGCTGAGGAGG GTGACCCTAGGCCTCTTTGGGCTGCGCAGAGCACAGGCTGAACGCGGTCCTCGCGCATTCGCAGCTTTGGCTGAGTGCTGTGCGCCCTTCGAACCTGGCCAGCGCTACCAGGAGTTTGTGCGGGCGCTGCGGCCTGAGGATCCACCGCCCCCACCGCGGGCCTTCACCTTCCAGGAGTTTGTACCCATGGGGAACAG CTCCCCTCTGGATTCAAGAAAGAAGCTCTCTGGGCCCCCACCTCCCAGGCTGGACGAGAGTTCCGCAGAGCAAGGCCCTTGGGAGGACACTGGCATAGGCTGGCAGG GGACTCCAGGTCCTACTCCTGGCAGTGATGTGGACAGTGTGGGTGGCGGCAGTGAGTCTCGGTCCTTGGACTCTCCCACTTCCAGCCCAG GCCCTGGTACACGGAGGCTGGTGAAGGTCTCATCCACAGGCACTGAATCTTCAGATGACTTTGAGGAGCGAGACCCTG ACGTGGGAGATGGGCTGGAGAATGGGCTCGGCAGCCCTTTCAGGAAGTGGACGCTGTCCACTGCGGCTCAGACCCACAGGCTACGGCGGCTGCGGGGTCCAGCCAAATGTCGGGAGTGTGAAGCCTTCATGGTCAGTGGGACTGAGTGTGAAGAG TGCTTCCTGACCTGTCATAAGCGATGTCTGGAGACCCTGCTGATCTTCTGCGGACACCAGCGGCTCCCAGTCCGGACACCTCTCTTTGGAGTCGACTTTCTACAGCTTCCCAGGGACTTCCCAGAGGAGGTTCCCTTTGTGATCACCAAATGCACAGCTGAGATAGAACACCGTGCCCTGAGTGTTCAG GGCATTTACCGGGTCAGCGGATCCCGGGTTCGCGTGGAGCGACTGTGCCAAGCCTTTGAGAATGGTCGAGCACTGGTGGAACTGTCAGGAAATTCACCTCATGACATCTCAAGTGTCCTTAAGCGGTTTCTCCAGGAG CTCACCGACCCTGTGGTCCCCTTCCACTTCTACGATGCCTTCATCTCTCTGGCTAAGACCCTGCATGCAGACTCTGGGGACAACCCTGGGAcccccagccccagtcctgaAGTTATCTGCTCGCTGAAGACTCTCTTGGTACAACTGCCTGATTCTAACTACAACACTCTACGGCACCTGGTGGCCCATCTATTCAG GGTGGCTGCACGGTTTGAAGAAAACAAGATGTCTGCCAACAACTTGGGAATTGTATTTGGGCCAACGCTTCTGCGGCCACCAGATGGTCCATGGGCAGCTGGTACCAGCCCTGTCACCTGCCTGCTAGACTCTGGACACCAGGCTCAGCTTGTTGAGTTCCTCATTGTGCACTACGAGCAGATCTTCGGGATGGACGAGCTCCCCCTGGCCACAGAGCCACTGCCCcaagaccccagcccagcccctgaGCCCCTTACAACCAGCCCCCAACCTCCAGTCCCATTCCTTGACTCAGAGTCACAGTCCCCAGTCCTAGCCTCGGACCCTGACCCAGACTCTAAGTCTCAGGAGGAGCATTCTGaggccacattctccaag ATTCCAGCTCTGCAGAGTGACCAAAGAGAGGAAGTGGCTGAAGATACCAAAAATGGGGAAGGGGAAG TGTCCAGCCAAGGCCCTGAGGACTCACTCCTAGGAACACAGTCCCGCGGCCATTTCAGCCGCCAGCCAGTGAAGTATCCGCGGGGAGGTGTGCGGCCTGTTACTCATCAACTGTCCAGTTTGGCCCTGGTGGCTTCCAAGCTGTGTGAGGAGGCCCCTATCTCAATACACAGAGGAAGTCTGAGGGGGCGGGGGCCAGGCCCTTCTGCTGCCTCCCCTGACAACAGCCCCCTGCGACGCACCCCACTACCTAAGCATTTTGAGATCACCCAGGAGACTGCCCGCTTACTCTCTAAGCTGGACAGTGAGGCTGTGCCTAGGACCTGCTGCCCAGACCCCCAGCCTGAGGAAACTGAGGACCATCTCTGA
- the Gmip gene encoding GEM-interacting protein isoform X3, giving the protein MLSGDPVISEDLDPDKVTTATVTSEASRWSGPSPEGLAPFTGVELDLRLIRTKGGVDAALDYAKTWSRYAKELLAWTEKRASYEQEFAKSIMKIAEAGKVSIHQQSHMPLQYIYTLFLEHDLNLGTLALETVAQQKRDYYQPLAAKRTEIEKWRKEFKEQWIKEQKRMNEAVQILRRAQLQYTQRSEELWARSQGSPEDHAPQASPGTSKQQERRRRSREEAQAKALEAEVFYQACVREANARQQDLENTKHRIVSHVRKLVLQGDEVLRRVTLGLFGLRRAQAERGPRAFAALAECCAPFEPGQRYQEFVRALRPEDPPPPPRAFTFQEFVPMGNSSPLDSRKKLSGPPPPRLDESSAEQGPWEDTGIGWQGTPGPTPGSDVDSVGGGSESRSLDSPTSSPGPGTRRLVKVSSTGTESSDDFEERDPDVGDGLENGLGSPFRKWTLSTAAQTHRLRRLRGPAKCRECEAFMVSGTECEECFLTCHKRCLETLLIFCGHQRLPVRTPLFGVDFLQLPRDFPEEVPFVITKCTAEIEHRALSVQGIYRVSGSRVRVERLCQAFENGRALVELSGNSPHDISSVLKRFLQELTDPVVPFHFYDAFISLAKTLHADSGDNPGTPSPSPEVICSLKTLLVQLPDSNYNTLRHLVAHLFRVAARFEENKMSANNLGIVFGPTLLRPPDGPWAAGTSPVTCLLDSGHQAQLVEFLIVHYEQIFGMDELPLATEPLPQDPSPAPEPLTTSPQPPVPFLDSESQSPVLASDPDPDSKSQEEHSEATFSKIPALQSDQREEVAEDTKNGEGEVSSQGPEDSLLGTQSRGHFSRQPVKYPRGGVRPVTHQLSSLALVASKLCEEAPISIHRGSLRGRGPGPSAASPDNSPLRRTPLPKHFEITQETARLLSKLDSEAVPRTCCPDPQPEETEDHL; this is encoded by the exons ATGTTGTCTGGAGACCCTGTAATCTCAGAAGACCTGGATCCTGACAAGGTCACCACAGCCACTGTG ACCAGTGAAGCCAGCCGTTGGAGTGGCCCCTCCCCAGAGGGTCTTGCGCCCTTCACAG GGGTGGAGTTGGATTTGAGGCTCATAAGGACCAAAGGGGGCGTGGATGCAGCTCTGGATTACGCCAAGACATGGAGCCGCTATGCCAAGGAGCTGCTGGCCTGGACTGAAAAGAGAGCCAGTTATG AGCAGGAGTTTGCTaaaagcatcatgaagattgctgaggctggcaaggTGTCCATCCACCAGCAG AGCCACATGCCACTGCAGTATATCTACACTCTGTTTCTGGAGCATGATCTCAACCTGGGAACCCTGGCCTTGGAGACAGTAGCCCAGCAGAAAAGAGATTACTACCAG CCACTGGCTGCCAAACGGACTGAGATTGAGAAATGGCGGAAGGAGTTCAAGGAGCAATGGATAAAGGAGCAGAAGCGTATG AACGAGGCAGTGCAGATACTGCGGCGGGCCCAGCTCCAGTATACGCAGCGCAGTGAGGAACTTTGGGCGCGCTCCCAGGGGTCCCCTGAGGACCATGCCCCTCAAGCCTCCCCTGGAACCAGCAAGCAGCAGGAGCGGCGGCGGAGGTCCCGAGAGGAGGCCCAGGCCAAG GCACTGGAGGCTGAGGTGTTTTATCAGGCCTGCGTCCGCGAGGCCAACGCACGCCAGCAGGACCTGGAAAACACCAAGCATCGGATTGTGTCCCATGTGCGCAAGCTGGTGTTGCAGGGGGATGAAGTGCTGAGGAGG GTGACCCTAGGCCTCTTTGGGCTGCGCAGAGCACAGGCTGAACGCGGTCCTCGCGCATTCGCAGCTTTGGCTGAGTGCTGTGCGCCCTTCGAACCTGGCCAGCGCTACCAGGAGTTTGTGCGGGCGCTGCGGCCTGAGGATCCACCGCCCCCACCGCGGGCCTTCACCTTCCAGGAGTTTGTACCCATGGGGAACAG CTCCCCTCTGGATTCAAGAAAGAAGCTCTCTGGGCCCCCACCTCCCAGGCTGGACGAGAGTTCCGCAGAGCAAGGCCCTTGGGAGGACACTGGCATAGGCTGGCAGG GGACTCCAGGTCCTACTCCTGGCAGTGATGTGGACAGTGTGGGTGGCGGCAGTGAGTCTCGGTCCTTGGACTCTCCCACTTCCAGCCCAG GCCCTGGTACACGGAGGCTGGTGAAGGTCTCATCCACAGGCACTGAATCTTCAGATGACTTTGAGGAGCGAGACCCTG ACGTGGGAGATGGGCTGGAGAATGGGCTCGGCAGCCCTTTCAGGAAGTGGACGCTGTCCACTGCGGCTCAGACCCACAGGCTACGGCGGCTGCGGGGTCCAGCCAAATGTCGGGAGTGTGAAGCCTTCATGGTCAGTGGGACTGAGTGTGAAGAG TGCTTCCTGACCTGTCATAAGCGATGTCTGGAGACCCTGCTGATCTTCTGCGGACACCAGCGGCTCCCAGTCCGGACACCTCTCTTTGGAGTCGACTTTCTACAGCTTCCCAGGGACTTCCCAGAGGAGGTTCCCTTTGTGATCACCAAATGCACAGCTGAGATAGAACACCGTGCCCTGAGTGTTCAG GGCATTTACCGGGTCAGCGGATCCCGGGTTCGCGTGGAGCGACTGTGCCAAGCCTTTGAGAATGGTCGAGCACTGGTGGAACTGTCAGGAAATTCACCTCATGACATCTCAAGTGTCCTTAAGCGGTTTCTCCAGGAG CTCACCGACCCTGTGGTCCCCTTCCACTTCTACGATGCCTTCATCTCTCTGGCTAAGACCCTGCATGCAGACTCTGGGGACAACCCTGGGAcccccagccccagtcctgaAGTTATCTGCTCGCTGAAGACTCTCTTGGTACAACTGCCTGATTCTAACTACAACACTCTACGGCACCTGGTGGCCCATCTATTCAG GGTGGCTGCACGGTTTGAAGAAAACAAGATGTCTGCCAACAACTTGGGAATTGTATTTGGGCCAACGCTTCTGCGGCCACCAGATGGTCCATGGGCAGCTGGTACCAGCCCTGTCACCTGCCTGCTAGACTCTGGACACCAGGCTCAGCTTGTTGAGTTCCTCATTGTGCACTACGAGCAGATCTTCGGGATGGACGAGCTCCCCCTGGCCACAGAGCCACTGCCCcaagaccccagcccagcccctgaGCCCCTTACAACCAGCCCCCAACCTCCAGTCCCATTCCTTGACTCAGAGTCACAGTCCCCAGTCCTAGCCTCGGACCCTGACCCAGACTCTAAGTCTCAGGAGGAGCATTCTGaggccacattctccaag ATTCCAGCTCTGCAGAGTGACCAAAGAGAGGAAGTGGCTGAAGATACCAAAAATGGGGAAGGGGAAG TGTCCAGCCAAGGCCCTGAGGACTCACTCCTAGGAACACAGTCCCGCGGCCATTTCAGCCGCCAGCCAGTGAAGTATCCGCGGGGAGGTGTGCGGCCTGTTACTCATCAACTGTCCAGTTTGGCCCTGGTGGCTTCCAAGCTGTGTGAGGAGGCCCCTATCTCAATACACAGAGGAAGTCTGAGGGGGCGGGGGCCAGGCCCTTCTGCTGCCTCCCCTGACAACAGCCCCCTGCGACGCACCCCACTACCTAAGCATTTTGAGATCACCCAGGAGACTGCCCGCTTACTCTCTAAGCTGGACAGTGAGGCTGTGCCTAGGACCTGCTGCCCAGACCCCCAGCCTGAGGAAACTGAGGACCATCTCTGA
- the Lpar2 gene encoding lysophosphatidic acid receptor 2 translates to MVTMGQCYYNETIGFFYNNSGKELSSYWRPKDVVVVALGLTVSVLVLLTNLLVIAAIASNRRFHQPIYYLLGNLAAADLFAGVAYLFLMFHTGPRTARLSLKGWFLRQGLLDTSLTASVATLLAIAVERHRSVMAVQLHSRLPRGRVVMLIVVVWVAALGLGLLPAHSWHCLCALDRCSRMAPLLSRSYLAVWALSSLLVFLLMVAVYTRIFFYVRRRVQRMAEHVSCHPRYRETTLSLVKTVVIILGAFVVCWTPGQVVLLLDGLDCKSCNVLAVEKYFLLLAESNSLVNAAVYSCRDAEMRRTFRRLLCCMCLRRSSHKSAHYTSSARTGASTRIMLPENGHSLMDSTL, encoded by the exons ATGGTCACCATGGGCCAGTGCTACTACAATGAGACCATCGGCTTTTTCTACAACAACAGTGGCAAAGAGCTCAGCTCTTATTGGCGGCCCAAGGATGTGGTGGTGGTGGCACTGGGGCTGACTGTCAGTGTGCTGGTGCTACTGACTAACTTGCTGGTTATTGCAGCCATTGCCTCCAACCGCCGCTTCCACCAGCCCATTTACTACCTGCTTGGCAACCTGGCTGCAGCAGACCTGTTTGCTGGTGTGGCTTACCTCTTCCTCATGTTCCACACGGGCCCACGCACGGCCCGGCTTTCGCTCAAGGGCTGGTTCCTGAGACAAGGCCTGCTGGACACAAGCCTGACAGCATCAGTGGCCACACTGTTGGCCATTGCTGTGGAGCGGCACCGCAGTGTGATGGCTGTGCAGCTGCACAGCCGCCTGCCGCGTGGCCGGGTTGTCATGCTCATTGTGGTTGTGTGGGTTGCCGCACTGGGCCTAGGACTGCTGCCTGCCCACTCCTGGCACTGCCTCTGTGCCCTGGACCGCTGTTCGCGCATGGCTCCCCTGCTCAGCCGCTCCTACCTAGCTGTGTGGGCCCTATCCAGCCTGCTTGTCTTCCTGCTCATGGTAGCTGTCTACACCCGCATTTTCTTCTACGTGCGTAGGCGAGTGCAGCGCATGGCCGAGCATGTCAGCTGCCACCCCCGCTACCGAGAGACCACACTCAGCCTGGTCAAGACTGTTGTCATCATCCTTG GGGCATTTGTGGTCTGCTGGACACCCGGCCAGGTGGTGCTGCTCCTGGATGGTCTGGACTGCAAGTCCTGCAATGTCCTGGCTGTGGAGAAGTATTTCCTGCTCTTGGCTGAGTCCAATTCACTGGTCAATGCCGCAGTATACTCATGCCGAGATGCTGAGATGCGCCGCACCTTCCgtcgcctcctctgctgtatgtgCCTCCGCCGGTCCTCCCACAAGTCTGCCCACTATACATCATCTGCCCGGACAGGTGCCAGCACCCGCATCATGCTTCCTGAGAATGGCCACTCACTGATGGACTCCACTCTTTAG